One window of Akkermansia biwaensis genomic DNA carries:
- the rsmD gene encoding 16S rRNA (guanine(966)-N(2))-methyltransferase RsmD, with protein MRIISGLAGGISLSVPKGEVRPTTDRVREALFSILHPLIKHADVLDLFTGSGAFGLEALSRGARTARMVDASRASCTTAKANLSKTGLEGGTVIQGDAVQFVKRELTAGRKYDVVFADPPYCKGPLDRDFVVELVEAGVAGLLKDDGVFIAEVQEGWGTGSEDSAGFDGLRLVDTRRYGKNMLLFYRLPKE; from the coding sequence ATGCGTATTATCAGTGGATTAGCCGGTGGAATATCCTTGTCCGTTCCCAAGGGGGAGGTTCGCCCCACCACAGACCGGGTGAGGGAAGCCCTTTTTTCCATCCTGCATCCTCTGATCAAGCATGCCGACGTCCTGGACCTGTTCACCGGATCGGGGGCGTTCGGGCTGGAAGCCCTGAGCCGCGGGGCAAGAACCGCCCGCATGGTGGATGCTTCCCGGGCTTCCTGCACTACCGCCAAGGCCAATTTGTCCAAGACCGGGCTTGAGGGCGGCACGGTGATCCAGGGGGACGCCGTCCAGTTCGTGAAGAGGGAATTGACCGCAGGTAGAAAGTATGATGTGGTGTTTGCCGACCCTCCCTATTGCAAGGGGCCGCTGGACAGGGATTTTGTCGTGGAACTGGTGGAAGCCGGTGTGGCCGGGCTGCTGAAGGATGACGGCGTGTTCATTGCGGAGGTCCAGGAAGGCTGGGGGACCGGGAGTGAAGATTCCGCCGGTTTTGACGGACTGCGCCTGGTAGATACCCGCCGGTACGGGAAAAATATGCTGCTGTTCTATCGATTGCCTAAGGAGTAA